A genomic window from Deltaproteobacteria bacterium includes:
- a CDS encoding metal-dependent transcriptional regulator has translation MTEHGQDEILELLWTLREERKASRSEVLRSAAEPGPERLLEELVEGGMVDASGEEILLTKSGEDRARGIIRRHRLAEVLLQNLFDLDDTQMENSACQFEHILSEPVVESVCTFLGHPPACPHGRPIPRGECCDRIRTEIRPLVMRLTEASLGATVRIVFITPRSRKRLEKLSALGIVPGSRVRLLQRNPSFVLEIGQTTVAVDQDITDEIYVKPT, from the coding sequence ATGACCGAGCACGGCCAGGACGAGATCCTCGAGCTTCTCTGGACGCTTCGGGAAGAGCGGAAAGCGAGCCGTTCGGAGGTGCTGCGCTCCGCGGCGGAGCCGGGCCCCGAGCGCCTGCTCGAGGAACTGGTCGAGGGCGGTATGGTCGACGCCTCGGGGGAAGAGATCCTCCTCACGAAGAGCGGAGAGGACCGCGCCCGCGGGATCATCCGGCGTCACCGCCTCGCGGAGGTGCTTCTGCAGAACCTGTTCGATCTGGACGACACGCAGATGGAAAACAGCGCCTGCCAGTTCGAGCATATCCTCTCCGAGCCGGTGGTCGAGAGCGTGTGCACCTTTCTCGGGCATCCCCCCGCATGCCCCCACGGCCGCCCGATCCCGAGAGGGGAGTGCTGCGATCGGATCAGGACGGAGATCCGCCCCCTCGTCATGCGCCTGACCGAGGCGTCCCTCGGGGCCACCGTACGGATCGTGTTCATCACCCCGCGTTCGAGGAAGCGCCTGGAGAAGCTCTCCGCCCTCGGGATCGTCCCGGGAAGCCGGGTCCGCCTCCTGCAGCGGAACCCCTCCTTCGTGCTCGAGATCGGCCAGACGACGGTCGCCGTCGACCAGGACATCACGGATGAGATCTACGTCAAGCCGACGTAG